In the Hyalangium minutum genome, one interval contains:
- the mgtA gene encoding magnesium-translocating P-type ATPase, whose product MGDRRPSSPSAPEALPAWSGSAEALLARLGSSSSGLTSTEAQARLERYGPNTPERRTRRFPVVEFLARFREPLVLVLLAASVASALTGDLTSASIIATILLLSVTLDFFQEHRAGDAAEKLRHMVAPRARVLRDGTEQELPSATLVPGDVVLLEAGSLVPADARLLESRDLYVNQALLTGESYPVEKATGEAPPDAGPTEARNAVFMSTSVISGTARAVIFNTGTRTSVGAIAHSLAQRAPSTAFELEMRRFGLMLMRLTVLLVLVVLLVHVHARRPLLESFLFSVALAVGLTPELLPMILSVTLSRGALRMASRHVIVKRLSAVHDLGSMDVLCTDKTGTLTEACIRLEQHEDATGRECARVLELTWLNSHFETGLRSPMDEAILAHQEVQPAGWSKVDEVPFDFERRRVSVLLEREGHRLLVVKGAPEELLPLCTHYEEDEGRTQHPLDAAARARVQARFAELGEQGFRVLAAAWREEPPDMQVARTGDEVELTLAGFAAFLDPPKQSARPALEALTRGGVQVKVVTGDDERVAQHVCRELGLPVKQVLTGRQLEALDEQALRVRAEQTTLFARVSPAQKSRIIRALRGRGHVVGYLGDGVNDAPSLHAADVGISVDGAVDVAREAADLLLLRQDLAVLQEGVEEGRRTFGNVMKYIRMGTSSNFGNMLSMAGASMLLPFLPMLPIQILLNNLLYDLSELAIPLDEVDPEQLAQPPRWDLRSVQRFMALFGVLSSLFDAATFAVLLLLFKAEAPLFQTAWFMESLTTQVLVIFIIRTHRNPLRSRPSGWLLLSSLGAIVVANVLPFTALGAWFGFIPLPPLLGLLLAGLVVAYLLSAVLLHRAFYWHQSHGCP is encoded by the coding sequence ATGGGTGACAGGCGCCCCTCTTCCCCCTCTGCTCCTGAAGCCCTCCCCGCCTGGAGCGGCTCCGCCGAGGCACTGCTGGCGCGGCTCGGGAGCAGCTCCTCGGGGCTCACGAGCACCGAGGCCCAGGCCCGGCTCGAGCGCTACGGCCCCAACACCCCTGAGCGGCGCACCCGGCGCTTCCCCGTGGTGGAGTTTCTGGCGCGCTTCCGGGAGCCGCTCGTGCTGGTGCTGCTGGCGGCCAGCGTCGCCTCGGCGCTCACGGGTGATCTGACGAGCGCCTCCATCATCGCCACCATCCTGCTGCTCAGCGTGACGCTGGACTTCTTCCAGGAGCACCGCGCCGGGGATGCAGCGGAGAAGCTCCGGCACATGGTGGCCCCGCGAGCCCGGGTCCTGAGAGATGGGACGGAGCAGGAGCTCCCCTCCGCCACGCTCGTCCCCGGGGATGTGGTGCTCTTGGAGGCCGGCAGCCTGGTGCCCGCGGACGCGCGGTTGCTGGAGTCCCGGGACCTCTACGTCAACCAGGCGCTCCTCACCGGTGAGTCCTACCCGGTGGAGAAGGCCACGGGTGAGGCCCCCCCGGACGCCGGCCCCACCGAGGCGCGCAATGCCGTTTTCATGAGCACCTCCGTCATCAGCGGGACGGCAAGGGCCGTGATCTTCAACACAGGCACGAGGACCTCGGTGGGCGCCATTGCCCACTCACTGGCCCAGCGCGCCCCTTCCACCGCGTTCGAGCTGGAGATGCGCCGCTTCGGGCTGATGCTGATGCGGCTGACGGTGCTGCTGGTGCTCGTGGTGCTGCTGGTGCACGTGCACGCGCGCCGGCCCCTGTTGGAGTCCTTCCTCTTCTCCGTGGCGCTGGCGGTGGGCCTCACTCCCGAACTGCTGCCCATGATCCTCTCCGTGACGCTGTCGCGCGGCGCGCTGCGCATGGCGTCCCGGCATGTCATCGTCAAGCGGCTGAGCGCGGTGCACGACCTGGGGAGCATGGATGTGCTGTGCACGGACAAGACGGGCACGCTCACGGAGGCATGCATCCGCCTGGAGCAGCATGAGGACGCCACGGGCCGCGAGTGCGCCCGGGTGCTGGAGTTGACCTGGCTCAACAGCCACTTCGAGACCGGGCTGCGCAGCCCCATGGACGAGGCCATCCTCGCGCACCAGGAGGTACAGCCTGCCGGTTGGAGCAAGGTGGACGAGGTGCCCTTCGACTTCGAGCGCCGCCGCGTCTCCGTGTTGCTGGAGCGCGAGGGTCATCGGCTGCTGGTGGTGAAGGGGGCTCCCGAGGAGTTGTTGCCCCTCTGCACCCACTATGAAGAGGACGAGGGACGCACCCAACACCCCCTGGATGCCGCGGCGCGGGCCCGGGTGCAGGCGCGCTTCGCGGAGCTGGGAGAGCAGGGGTTCCGCGTGCTCGCCGCCGCCTGGCGAGAGGAGCCTCCGGACATGCAGGTGGCGCGCACCGGAGACGAGGTGGAGCTCACCCTCGCCGGCTTCGCCGCGTTCCTGGATCCACCCAAGCAGAGCGCGCGGCCCGCGCTGGAGGCGCTCACCCGAGGCGGCGTTCAGGTGAAGGTCGTCACGGGGGATGACGAGCGCGTCGCGCAACATGTCTGCCGCGAGTTGGGGCTCCCCGTGAAGCAGGTGCTCACCGGCCGGCAGCTGGAGGCGCTGGATGAGCAGGCGCTCCGGGTGCGGGCCGAGCAAACCACCCTCTTCGCCCGCGTCTCTCCCGCGCAAAAGAGCCGCATCATCCGCGCGCTGCGCGGGCGCGGGCACGTGGTGGGTTACCTGGGGGATGGCGTCAACGACGCACCCTCGCTGCATGCCGCGGATGTGGGCATCTCCGTGGACGGCGCCGTGGATGTGGCCCGCGAGGCGGCGGATCTGCTGCTGCTGCGGCAGGATCTGGCCGTGCTCCAGGAAGGCGTGGAGGAAGGCCGGCGGACCTTCGGCAACGTCATGAAATACATCCGCATGGGCACCAGCTCCAACTTCGGCAACATGCTGAGCATGGCGGGCGCCTCCATGCTGCTGCCGTTCTTGCCCATGCTCCCCATCCAGATCCTCCTCAATAACCTGCTCTACGACTTGTCCGAGCTGGCCATCCCGCTGGATGAGGTGGACCCGGAGCAGCTCGCGCAGCCGCCCCGGTGGGATCTGCGCTCGGTACAGCGCTTCATGGCTTTGTTCGGCGTGCTCAGCTCGCTGTTCGATGCAGCCACCTTCGCCGTCCTGCTGCTGCTCTTCAAGGCCGAGGCCCCGCTGTTCCAGACGGCGTGGTTCATGGAGTCGCTCACCACGCAGGTGCTCGTCATCTTCATCATCCGCACCCATCGCAACCCGCTGCGCAGCCGGCCCTCGGGCTGGCTCCTGCTGTCATCCCTGGGGGCCATCGTCGTGGCCAACGTGCTGCCCTTCACGGCCCTGGGTGCCTGGTTCGGCTTCATCCCCCTCCCACCTTTGCTGGGACTGCTGCTGGCGGGGCTGGTCGTGGCCTACCTGCTCTCGGCGGTCTTGCTCCACCGCGCCTTCTACTGGCATCAGTCCCACGGCTGTCCCTGA
- a CDS encoding lysylphosphatidylglycerol synthase transmembrane domain-containing protein has translation MKPGIAAQLRPGDMLPPLPTPSRRRRWGWVPGVLVLAAFLVFVLTRYAEEEKLAQLFLQARPAWLLVGAGFQVGTYLCAAVLWRRVLLRTGVHAPLLSLARLSIMKLSFDQIFPSAGLGGSLVVARGLRREGASASAAAASVIITNLCLYAAQALALGISLLFLWYRRELNPLVKWLAASFSILLAIVPATTLWLTRRQSWLGARWIRRIPGLEPLLRTLSQVPPRLLRDPRLLAEGTLLSLAIFLLDAATLGATLRALGHTALPSTVLVSFMLASVAETVSIIPGGVGTFEAACVGMLNYLGVPLETALTGTLLLRGFTLWLPLPVGLLLLRGSVPEEKQDG, from the coding sequence GTGAAGCCCGGTATAGCAGCCCAGCTCCGGCCGGGGGACATGCTCCCTCCCCTGCCCACGCCCTCCAGGCGCAGGCGCTGGGGATGGGTGCCGGGCGTGCTGGTGCTCGCGGCCTTCCTCGTCTTCGTGCTCACGCGCTATGCCGAGGAGGAGAAGCTCGCCCAGCTCTTTCTCCAGGCCCGTCCCGCCTGGCTGCTCGTGGGCGCTGGGTTCCAGGTGGGCACCTATCTGTGTGCCGCGGTGCTCTGGAGGCGCGTGCTGCTGCGCACCGGGGTTCACGCTCCGCTGCTCTCCCTGGCTCGCTTGTCCATCATGAAGCTCTCCTTTGATCAGATCTTCCCCAGCGCGGGGCTGGGCGGCTCCCTGGTCGTCGCACGAGGGCTCCGGCGGGAGGGCGCCTCCGCCAGCGCGGCCGCCGCCTCGGTGATCATCACCAACCTGTGCCTCTACGCCGCGCAGGCCCTCGCCCTGGGCATCAGCCTCCTCTTCCTCTGGTACCGGCGCGAGCTGAATCCTCTGGTGAAGTGGCTGGCCGCCAGCTTCTCCATCCTGCTCGCCATCGTCCCTGCCACCACCCTCTGGCTGACGCGGCGCCAGAGCTGGCTGGGTGCCCGGTGGATCCGGCGCATCCCAGGGCTCGAGCCCCTGCTGCGCACCCTCTCTCAGGTACCGCCCCGGCTGCTGCGCGACCCGCGCCTGCTCGCCGAGGGCACCCTGCTCTCGCTGGCCATCTTCCTCCTAGACGCCGCCACCCTAGGCGCCACGCTCCGGGCACTGGGGCACACCGCCCTGCCGAGCACCGTGCTCGTCAGCTTCATGCTGGCCTCCGTGGCGGAGACGGTGTCCATCATCCCCGGCGGTGTCGGCACCTTCGAGGCCGCCTGCGTGGGGATGCTGAACTACCTCGGAGTTCCGCTCGAGACGGCGCTCACCGGCACCCTGCTGCTGCGCGGCTTCACCCTCTGGCTCCCCTTGCCTGTTGGCCTCTTGCTTCTCCGAGGGAGCGTCCCCGAGGAGAAGCAGGATGGGTGA
- a CDS encoding NmrA family NAD(P)-binding protein, giving the protein MSSSDPVLVTAATGRQGGATARALLAEGSTSVRVMVRNPDAPNAKALAAAGAEVVIGDLDDPRSLRAACAGTRAVFSMQSPILSATGVDYSKEREQGKNLVEAALTEGVGTFVHTATSGVGDHRNVEGWAEGRWKSHEDYWENKLATCELVRNAGFEHWTLILPATFMDQPMFDPAGFADGRQLVTVIRTDRPIGLIAPEDIGKAAAAAINDPARFKGVTLQLAGDLLTLPQIAEILSRLDGKEYECRWARSRRPSPPACIPVWRRD; this is encoded by the coding sequence ATGAGCAGCAGCGATCCCGTTCTCGTCACCGCCGCCACAGGGCGACAGGGCGGCGCCACCGCCCGGGCGCTGCTGGCCGAAGGCAGCACATCGGTGCGGGTAATGGTGCGCAACCCGGACGCGCCGAACGCGAAGGCCCTCGCGGCGGCCGGCGCCGAGGTGGTCATCGGGGATCTCGACGATCCGCGATCGCTGCGCGCCGCCTGCGCGGGGACACGGGCGGTGTTCTCGATGCAGTCGCCCATTCTCTCCGCGACCGGCGTTGACTACAGCAAGGAGCGCGAGCAGGGAAAAAACCTCGTCGAGGCCGCGCTTACCGAAGGCGTCGGCACGTTCGTGCACACCGCGACATCGGGCGTCGGCGACCACCGCAACGTCGAGGGCTGGGCCGAGGGTCGCTGGAAGTCCCACGAGGACTACTGGGAGAACAAGCTCGCTACCTGCGAGCTCGTGCGCAACGCCGGCTTCGAGCACTGGACCCTCATCCTGCCCGCCACCTTCATGGACCAGCCCATGTTCGATCCCGCCGGCTTCGCCGACGGGCGCCAGTTGGTCACGGTGATCAGGACTGATCGGCCCATTGGGCTCATCGCCCCGGAGGACATCGGCAAGGCAGCCGCGGCGGCGATCAACGATCCCGCCAGGTTCAAAGGTGTGACGCTGCAGCTCGCCGGCGACCTGCTCACGCTTCCTCAGATCGCCGAGATACTCTCGCGCCTCGACGGCAAGGAGTACGAGTGCAGGTGGGCACGGTCGAGGAGGCCGTCGCCGCCGGCCTGCATCCCGGTGTGGCGCAGGGACTGA
- a CDS encoding TetR/AcrR family transcriptional regulator, with the protein MDRVKTLRADGRRNRERIVAAAAELVARDGAQASLEEIARRSGVGSATLHRHFPSRRALLEAVFRAGVAQLCARAAVQPGEDPGAELAAWLEELTVYTATHRGLAAALLAGPDGLSPEELCCTDMLLDVMEVLVARASSVGALHAVATTKDLMLLANAIAVATEDDPATASRLLRLALTGIRSENRNGPPSRPGRARAPTKK; encoded by the coding sequence GTGGATCGTGTGAAGACGTTGCGAGCGGACGGCCGACGCAACCGAGAGCGGATCGTCGCCGCCGCCGCAGAGCTGGTCGCCAGGGATGGCGCGCAGGCGTCGCTCGAGGAGATCGCGCGGCGGTCGGGGGTGGGCTCCGCGACCCTGCACCGGCACTTCCCGTCGCGGCGGGCGCTGTTGGAGGCGGTATTCCGCGCCGGCGTCGCGCAGCTCTGTGCGCGGGCCGCCGTGCAGCCGGGCGAGGACCCCGGCGCTGAGCTGGCTGCCTGGCTCGAGGAGCTGACAGTCTACACGGCGACCCACCGCGGACTTGCCGCTGCCCTGCTGGCCGGCCCGGATGGCCTCTCGCCAGAAGAGCTCTGCTGCACCGACATGCTGCTCGACGTGATGGAGGTTCTGGTGGCACGGGCCTCGTCTGTGGGCGCGCTTCACGCCGTCGCCACGACGAAGGACCTGATGCTCTTGGCGAACGCGATTGCCGTCGCCACCGAAGACGATCCGGCCACCGCGAGCCGGCTGCTGCGCCTCGCGCTCACCGGCATACGGTCTGAAAACCGGAACGGTCCCCCTTCTCGGCCGGGCCGGGCTCGGGCGCCGACGAAGAAGTAG